The region TTCTGGCTACAAGAGGCCATGTGAAAGGGCTGTTTGATCATGATCAGCTTGGGGTGATCTATTTTGAGCAGGGAAGATATGATAAAACCCTCGAAAATTTTGAAAAACAAAGCAAAGAATATGACTTTGCTGAGAACATATACTTTAAAAGTAAAGTTTCTAAGATCAGAAACAAAGATTATTTGGATTTGAAAATGTTGGCATTAAAACCTTATGATGAAGGAAAAGTCATGAAGGATGTTGATACGCATCATTTTAACAAAATCTACAGAAAGCAGATTGCAGAACTGTAGAAGATTAACATTAAATCAATAATCAAAAATTTACTTATGAGCAACGAGTTACAAAACATAAAAAACCGTTTCGGAATTATCGGGAATTTTCCGGCACTCAACAGGGCTTTGGAAAAATCTATCCAGGTTGCCCCTACGGATATCTCCGTCTTAGTTATTGGAGAAAGTGGGGTGGGAAAAGAGTTTATTCCGAAAATCATTCATTCAGAATCCAGAAGAAAACATCAGCCTTATATTGTTGTAAACTGTGGAGCAATTCCCGAAGGAACAATAGATTCCGAATTATTCGGGCATGAAAAAGGAGCCTTCACGGGAGCTACAGCAACCAGAAAAGGATATTTTGAAGTGGCAGACGGCGGAACTATTTTCCTGGATGAAGTAGGAGAACTTCCTTTACAGACACAGGTTCGTCTTTTAAGAGTTCTGGAAAGCGGGGAATTTATGAAAGTAGGATCTTCACAGGTACAGAAAACCAATGTGAGAATCGTAGCGGCTACCAACGTCAATATGATGAAAGCAATTCATGACGGAAGATTCCGGGAGGATCTGTACTACCGTCTGAATACCGTTCAGATTGATATGCCGCCGTTAAGAGAGAGAAAAGGAGACATCCATTTATTATTCCGGAAATTTGCGATAGATTTCGCAGAAAAATACAGAATGCCTGAGCTGGAGCTGGAGCCCAGTGCAGTTCATTACATTGAAAGTTATTCTTTCCCCGGCAACGTCCGTCAGTTGAGAAACCTGGTAGAGCAGATGACCGTTGTGGAAAGAAACAGAAATATTACGGCAGAAAAGCTTGCAGAGTATATCCCGATGGAAACCCACCTTCCTATGGTGGTGAATACACCAAATACTCCAAAGCAGAACGATTTTGGCAGTGAAAGAGAAATTATGTATAAAATTCTCTTTG is a window of Chryseobacterium arthrosphaerae DNA encoding:
- a CDS encoding sigma-54 interaction domain-containing protein encodes the protein MSNELQNIKNRFGIIGNFPALNRALEKSIQVAPTDISVLVIGESGVGKEFIPKIIHSESRRKHQPYIVVNCGAIPEGTIDSELFGHEKGAFTGATATRKGYFEVADGGTIFLDEVGELPLQTQVRLLRVLESGEFMKVGSSQVQKTNVRIVAATNVNMMKAIHDGRFREDLYYRLNTVQIDMPPLRERKGDIHLLFRKFAIDFAEKYRMPELELEPSAVHYIESYSFPGNVRQLRNLVEQMTVVERNRNITAEKLAEYIPMETHLPMVVNTPNTPKQNDFGSEREIMYKILFDMRSDINDLKSLTSELIKNRGTGDLSNHEKNLINRIYTPESQSQVNSGSLLYFENNNNDTPAVQTPTIISTPEDSYEDIEDIEVEENRPESLSLQNNEKDLIIKALEKHKGRRNRAADELGISQRTLYRKIKQYNLED